One segment of Leucoraja erinacea ecotype New England chromosome 7, Leri_hhj_1, whole genome shotgun sequence DNA contains the following:
- the LOC129699100 gene encoding fibrinogen-like protein 1-like protein translates to MIFHNMLLVFSVVILSAQSLTGSAVPERVAYKALHQKVGNADMVPEGQANKILNVRDLLLKKARYAKDCNELIRQGFKDSGLYVIQPQPVESTPMIVVNCEMEYDCGGWTLLEKKSRQSPLTWNETWTTYEYGFGNVLGDHYLGNLYMHYITSQMWYKVRIVMDQMNDANKMIQRYAEYDMFRVGSSLTGYKLYLGGFTGNGGDAMTVFDNLVDNMPFSTRDQDSDQDSANCALKYGGGWWFNTCASDTPYAMLTQKESIHWQPFCKNCSKVQIMVRSVNMYCPRRGMITKY, encoded by the exons ATGATTTTCCACAATATGTTGTTGGTGTTCTCAGTTGTGATACTGTCTGCTCAAAGCCTCACCGGCTCTGCAGTTCCAGAAAGGGtggcctacaaagccctccatcaGAAAGTGGGTAATGCGGATATGGTGCCCGAAGGCCAAGCAAACAAGATCTTAAACGTGAGGGACCTGCTTTTGAAAAAAG CAAGATATGCCAAGGACTGCAATGAACTCATACGACAAGGTTTCAAGGACAGTGGTCTCTATGTCATCCAGCCACAACCAGTGGAAAGCACGCCCATGATTGTGGTGAACTGTGAAATGGAATATGACTGTGGTGGATGGACATTGCTGGAAAAGAAATCCAGACAAAGCCCGCTGACGTGGAACGAAACTTGGACCACATACGAGTATGGGTTTGGGAATGTTCTGGGTGACCATTACCTTGGCAACCTTTACATGCATTACATAACCAGCCAAATGTGGTATAAAGTAAGAATAGTTATGGATCAGATGAACGATGCAAATAAAATGATTCAGAGATACGCAGAGTATGACATGTTCCGGGTCGGTTCATCACTCACTGGCTACAAACTATATCTTGGCGGCTTTACTGGTAATGGTGGGGATGCTATGACTGTTTTTGACAACCTGGTTGATAATATGCCATTTAGCACAAGGGATCAGGATTCAGATCAGGATTCAGCTAACTGTGCGCTGAAGtacggtggggggtggtggtttaATACTTGTGCTTCTGATACCCCCTATGCTATGTTGACCCAGAAAGAGTCCATTCATTGGCAGCCCTTTTGCAAGAACTGTTCTAAAGTCCAAATCATGGTCAGGTCTGTCAACATGTATTGCCCCAGGAGAGGAATGATAACCAAATACTAA